The Pararhodobacter sp. genomic sequence CGCTGGAGCACATCAATGGTCAGGCGCTTAAACGCCAGTTCATGGGCAAGCCACAGAAAGACCTTGTCCAAACGACGATGGAGAGCATCGCGACGGCGGTGGTAGGGGCGCGACTTCAATGTAGGCCCCCATTCGCGGCGGCGACGGTCGGGGTGCGACCTCATCACAGCACCTCATTCGCAGCAGCGGCGGCAACGCCAGCCTTTGACGATGGGGGCATATGGAGCGCGGCGGGAATGGCCTGCCACTGGGGAGCACCCTGCACACCCGATGCCGGCCCCAGCTTGTTCAGCAGGTCAGCCACCATCTCTGTGGAGACGCAATCGCCCACATATGCCGACTTGCGCAGCAGCGTCGTATTCGCCACCAGCGCCATGGTCGGGGCATTTTTGATATTGGCCGGCGACAGCCGGTAGCTGCCATCAAAGAACACCACCCCCTCAGGGGCTGTGGTGGAGGCGCGGCAGACGAAATAGTCCATGCGTGCAGTCATTGGATCACCAAGAGGAAGAAAGCTGCGAGGGCGGCGAAGGCAGTCAGGCCGACACCGATGGCTGTAAGCAGGTTCCGCGCGATGGTGCGGACCTCGGAAATGGGGCGCGGGTTCATGCCGCCTTGGCGGGCCGGATGACCTCACCCTCTTCGATGAGCCAGTCGACAAAGCGCTTCCGGGCGCGCGCGCCACCGCGCCGCCATGCCGTAAGCAGGCGGTCAAACTCATCATCGTCATTCGAGGAAACGACGGGGCGCACCCCCTGAAGCAGGGCGGCGGCAGCCTTCACCGACTTGGCCTCGCCATTCAGCATGTTGGCGACAGCCTTGCGCTGGAGGGCGGGCTCCAGCTTGGCCAACGCATCCAGTTCCACGCCCTTGTCAGCAATCCATGTGCTGGCAATCTGTGCGCGCACATCGGGAGCAATCTTCGTGTAGCGGGAAATTGAGAGCTGGATCATGCGCTGGGAAAGACCCAGCTTTTCAGCGACATCTGCCGTGAAGGATGTAAACGAAAATTTTTCGTTTACATCACCCCAGCGCGCAACCGCATGAGCTACGCCCTTTTTTGTCTCCGGATAAAGCTCCTCATAGATCCGCTGACGCTCAGCCAGATGCGACGCCCGATCCAGAGGCGAGAGTTCGCGCCGGATCAGGTTTTCATCGATCTCAACCAGCCGCTGTTCGAGCTTCGAGCCCGTAAAAATAATGGCGTTGATCTCAGGCCATTCCAGCCGCGTGGCGGCGGTCAGACGATGGAGGCCGGCAATCAGGACATGGCGCCCCTTCTTGTCCGCGATGGTAACTGTGATGGGGTTCTGGAGCCCGCTCACGGACAGGGACTGTGCCAGCCCGTCTGCCCAGTCACTGTCCATCTGGCGCAGTCGATCATCTGGTATGTCGATCTGAGCGAGTGGAATTGACAGGATACGATCCATGATAAGATCCGCTTAGAGGGGATGGGATGTTCAGACGGCGGCGGCGTTTTGCCGGTGACGTTCAGGCTGATCAGGGCTAATCATCTGATCAGTGGTGATCAGTGGCCGGTAGCGAATGGCGGGGATGCGACTGCCATCAGCCCGATACCGGGATGGCCAGACCTGTCGGGGGGAGACCCCCAGGAATTCGGCGATGGCGAATTCGCCATCGAAATGGGAGCGCCGCAGGGCGCTTCGGCAGGCGTGTTCAGGCAAGCCTGCATCACGGGAGAGTGCATAAAGGGTAGAGCCGAGCATCCGCACGGCAGCCTTGATCTCTTCTGGATGCCAGTCACCGGAGGGTAGCTTCGCTACTTTCCACCGGCCGTTCGGTTCACGGATGGCCACAAATTCACTCCTCGCTGATCCGGTGTGCAGACCGGATTTTCGGGGCCTCACTGGTTCGGTTCGGAAATAATGGACTTCAAAATGGACACGGTCAACTCCATAAATCCATTTCGGAGTTCATTTGCGAGTTCCCGCTCACGTTTTGCGGTTAATACATTGATATATATGATTAATATCAAGCCCGAAATGTCGAGCAAGTCCGCGTCGTTGCTTTCGGAGTTTTGGAAATGAAGTCCGAAATGAGCTATCGCGAGATCCGTGCACGCTTTGAGCGGCTGATAGGGGATGCTCCGCCATTTCAGTGGGCTGGCCAGCGAGCTATATCTCCAGCCACTTTCGACAGGTTCTGGAACAAAGAGCAGATGCTGAAGCGTTCGACATTGGCGCGCATCGCAATAGCAGCGGGTGTGACGCCTGAATGGCTGATAGATGGCAGCGGACCCGATCCATTCAGCCCGGCAGGCATACCTGCTGGTGGCTCGGGATTAGAGATGCGCGCCGATCCTGTTGATGCACCCTCTCAGAGATTGCTGCCTCAAAGGATCGATGGGCTCTTCCCGGACCTTCTTGCATTTGTTGTTGATGCAATTCAGCGCACATACAAAGACGCAGGGGCAAGCCTTTCAGCACTCGACCTGGGCAGACTGAGCGCCGAAAAATACAATGAAATCATTGCGGAAATTCCTGAGCCGGAAGGCTGGCCCGTGGCTGTCAGGATGATGGCCGTCCAGCTCCGCAAGGACATCGCGTCCACAGCCGCCAACCCCAGCGCTAGGAAACGCGAGGCCTCGTGATAGTGTCTGGAGGTTGTGATTTACAAACCTGAGGTAGCAATGTTCCGAAAATTGTCAGCCGCGACATTCGTCGCATTCGCTTTGGCGATCACATCCGTTGGCGCAATCGCAAGTGATTTCACGATTAAGTCTGATAACCTTGCCCCGGCATTTAACAAAGCAGCCAAGAAGTTAGGCGCTGATAACAGGATGGTGCGCGGGAAATGCCAAAGTGAAGTGAAATTTGTTTGCCAATACGAGGCGGGAAGTGGCGTTTCACTTTTGGCTGTGGCTGACAACCCTAAGAACAAGGACATATCGAGCATTCGGATTGTTTATGCGAGCAAGGATCGGGCGGATGTCATGAACTTTGCAGAGACTGTCGGTGTGCTAATGGCCCTGCTGGTACCTGCGGCCGACAAGGACGAACGCGGCGCGGCAATGGTTGCCCTCCTCAGCAGACTGAAGGATGCCGACGAGGGCAACGTCGACCTTCATGATGTGAACTTCAGGATCAGGGCGGCGGCAGACATCGGCGTAGTTACAACCGTGACCAAGCCGTGATACTAAGAGGGTGTTCGCGGCCTCTAAGAGATCGGTAACAAAGGCTCATCTAAGAGATCGCCATTCTGCAAATTGCAATGTCTCAAATCGCTCTCAATGAGCCTTCTGCAAGACAATCCAAAGGCGAGCCGGCGCGGCGCGAAAATGGCCGGGAAGCATTGGAGCCATTCGGTTCCATCCCGATATATCCCGGCCAATCCCACCTAATCCCGCCCCTGCAATACTAAGTGTCTCCTATCACCGATGCCCCCTGCGCTTGAGCATGGGACGCTTATGCTGTCGTTCGGGTTCTCGCGGGGGACAGAGATGGGCGAAGTTTGATTCTTTCATCTCTACTTATGCTGTTCAGCTTCATTTGGTTTCACCATGCGGAACACATGGCCTGAAACTATCCATTTACTGGCCGGTTTTGCATATTCTGATCCGCTGGAGCCGTTTTCAGATTGACCAGTTCGAATCTTCATGTCACGAATTCGGAATTCCAAATTCAGAGTTCGGAACGCAAGGCCGCCATTATGACCACCGCCGTGAACCTGCTGGATCCATCCCCCATCCTCGTGGACCGTGTTCATGAGCAGCTGGTGCTGGCCATCACGGCGCGGCGGTTGGAGCCGGGCGCGCGCATTCGGCAGGCGGAACTCGCGCATCAGCTGGGTGTGTCTCGCCAGCCGGTGAGCCATGCGCTGCAATTGCTGAAGAAGCAGGGGCTGGTGCAGGAGACGGGGCGCAAGGGGCTGGAAGTGACGCCGCTTAACCCAGACCATATCCGCAATCTGTATCAGGTGCGTGGGGCGCTGGACACGCTGGCTGCCCGGCTGGCGGCGGAACGTATTCGGGCAGGTCAGGTTTCACGCCTGGAAAGACAGGAGCTGGAAAGATCGGTCAAAAACGGTCTGGCTCTGGATCCTGATACAGATGCGATTGATTTTGTTCTGGCCGATGTCGGTTTCCATAATCTGATTTACCGTATGTCAGGCAATCCCGGCATCATGGATACGCTGGAGCCGCAGATCCCGCACATCATGCGCTCCATGCATGTGGTGCTTATGGCCATGCATGTGCGCACACAGAGTGACCGCGTGTGGGCCGAGCACGCCGCTATTGCGGATGCCGTGCTTGCCGGTGATGTGACACGAGCGGCTGATGCCGCCTTCGCCCATGCCGATAAGGCCGGGCGCACAACCGAGCAGCATTTGAGATCAGCCTGAGCCGGATTGTCCGGTTGCAGTGCGAACGATGTTCTCCGGCACAATAATAATTCGCCGGATGACAATCCCAGGGAGGAAGAGATGAAACTCACACAGCAGCAGCTTGAAGTCTTCGATCGCGAAGGCTGGATTTTTATTCCGGATGCTTTTTCTCCGGAAGAAGTGGCGCTGATGCGCGATTCCGCGAATGACGTTTTCCGCGCCCAGCGCCCCGAGATCTGGATGGAAAAGTCCGGCGTGCCGCGCACGGCCTTTGCTTGCCACACCTATAATGAATGCTTCCGCATTCTGGCCAATGACCACCGGCTTGTAGACCCGCTGGAACAGATCTTTGGCGAGAAGTGCTACATGCACCAGTTCAAGATCAACGCGAAGTCATCCTTCTCCGGTGATGTGTGGCAGTGGCATCAGGACTTCCCCACCTGGCACAAGGATGATGGCATGCCCGAGCCGCGGGCCATGAACATCGCCGTGTTCCTGGATGAGGTGATGCCCATTAACGGCCCGCTGATGCTCGTGCCCCGCAGCCATGTGAGCGGCGCGATCGACACCGAGCATGACACCTCCACCACGGCTTACCCGCTGTGGACGCTGGATAATGACAAGGTGGCGGAACTGGTGGAGCAAGGTGGCATCGTGGCCCCCACCGGCAAGCCCGGCGGACTGCTGCTGTTCCATGCCAATCTGGTGCATGGCTCGGCAGGCAACATCACGCCGTATCCGCGCAAGATCGTGTATCTGACCTTGTCGGCGCTCTCCAACAAGATTCAGAAGCCGACCCGGCCGGAGTTCATCGCGCATACCGATTTCACGCCAGTGGAAGCGCTGCCGGAAGACACGTTGACGAATTACGCCCGCGCCCAGCGCAGCACAGAAGCTGCCTGAAAGGACGAGCTGCTCCGGGCGGGCTCAAAAGCTCCCCGGAAACCATGCGACGGCTGCATGGGAGGTATTTGTCAGAAACGATCTGCCAGCGCCTGATGCTGTTCAATTTCGGCCGTCACCCTCCGGTGGCGGCCTTTTTCTGTTCAGGCTCTGATTGGCGCTGACCTCTCGGGGCGATTACCCTCAGGCCGGCTGTGTTAGCACCAGAAGCTCAGCCGTGACGCAGACCGGATTGCCACCCCGGCGGATCTTGCCGCTGCGCATCGTGCCATGCACATCCACTGCGCGCATATGAATATGCGCCATGCCGTCCACCAGCACGCCCTGTTCCAGAACGATCTCGGTAATGGGGCAGGTGATGCGGGGGGCATCTTCGAAATCTGGTGAGATGACACTGCCAAGCCCGAAGATGCGCGCCTGCGTGATGCCCTGCTCCCGGCACGCGGTCTCAATCGCATGGCAGAGGTCCTGATGCGGACGGATACGCAGCAGCATGCCAGCCCCCAGGCTTTCGTCCGCATGGGCGCTCCCGGCGGGGGTGTAGAGCGTGAAGTTGGTTTCCGCGTCCGGCAGGCTCTCAAACCAGGCTGTTGGGCTACCGAAACCGGATATGGCGATGGGCTCTGCAACCCGGCATTCGGAGGTCAGGACATGACCCATGGAGGGCAGATGGTCCTGTGTCTGCCAGTGACCGTGGCAATGCACGAAGGCCTCCCCGTCACGCCATCCGATAATGGCGGTGGCGCCCACAATCCGCGCACCGGCCTCGGGGATGCGGGTCTCGCTGTACCATGCTGCATGGGTGTCATCTGTGGGGAATGAGGGGCCGACAAACTGGAAAGGCGCGCATGCTCCGCCCTTCAGCATCGCCACGCCGCCCCGGCATCCGGCATCCGCGAAGATGCGGTGCAGGCCACTCGTGAGATCTTCTCCCACCTTAAGCGTGCCTTCGA encodes the following:
- a CDS encoding phytanoyl-CoA dioxygenase family protein; amino-acid sequence: MKLTQQQLEVFDREGWIFIPDAFSPEEVALMRDSANDVFRAQRPEIWMEKSGVPRTAFACHTYNECFRILANDHRLVDPLEQIFGEKCYMHQFKINAKSSFSGDVWQWHQDFPTWHKDDGMPEPRAMNIAVFLDEVMPINGPLMLVPRSHVSGAIDTEHDTSTTAYPLWTLDNDKVAELVEQGGIVAPTGKPGGLLLFHANLVHGSAGNITPYPRKIVYLTLSALSNKIQKPTRPEFIAHTDFTPVEALPEDTLTNYARAQRSTEAA
- a CDS encoding PCC domain-containing protein, which encodes MTDIAPVDIAASEPAENHTQTAATDAYLTHIIRHPGPAATDRIQILRTGLVPLEGTLKVGEDLTSGLHRIFADAGCRGGVAMLKGGACAPFQFVGPSFPTDDTHAAWYSETRIPEAGARIVGATAIIGWRDGEAFVHCHGHWQTQDHLPSMGHVLTSECRVAEPIAISGFGSPTAWFESLPDAETNFTLYTPAGSAHADESLGAGMLLRIRPHQDLCHAIETACREQGITQARIFGLGSVISPDFEDAPRITCPITEIVLEQGVLVDGMAHIHMRAVDVHGTMRSGKIRRGGNPVCVTAELLVLTQPA
- a CDS encoding GntR family transcriptional regulator, translating into MTSSNLHVTNSEFQIQSSERKAAIMTTAVNLLDPSPILVDRVHEQLVLAITARRLEPGARIRQAELAHQLGVSRQPVSHALQLLKKQGLVQETGRKGLEVTPLNPDHIRNLYQVRGALDTLAARLAAERIRAGQVSRLERQELERSVKNGLALDPDTDAIDFVLADVGFHNLIYRMSGNPGIMDTLEPQIPHIMRSMHVVLMAMHVRTQSDRVWAEHAAIADAVLAGDVTRAADAAFAHADKAGRTTEQHLRSA
- a CDS encoding ParB/RepB/Spo0J family partition protein; this encodes MDRILSIPLAQIDIPDDRLRQMDSDWADGLAQSLSVSGLQNPITVTIADKKGRHVLIAGLHRLTAATRLEWPEINAIIFTGSKLEQRLVEIDENLIRRELSPLDRASHLAERQRIYEELYPETKKGVAHAVARWGDVNEKFSFTSFTADVAEKLGLSQRMIQLSISRYTKIAPDVRAQIASTWIADKGVELDALAKLEPALQRKAVANMLNGEAKSVKAAAALLQGVRPVVSSNDDDEFDRLLTAWRRGGARARKRFVDWLIEEGEVIRPAKAA
- a CDS encoding helix-turn-helix transcriptional regulator, yielding MAIREPNGRWKVAKLPSGDWHPEEIKAAVRMLGSTLYALSRDAGLPEHACRSALRRSHFDGEFAIAEFLGVSPRQVWPSRYRADGSRIPAIRYRPLITTDQMISPDQPERHRQNAAAV